One Desulfovibrio fairfieldensis genomic window carries:
- a CDS encoding serine/threonine protein kinase, producing MLGRECPGVRLRALLPFLGLLVCLCSGCSGAWAAQPARPGEPLARAFSELFQDADRITRLEACFLSVGLPERPEHVRILRQNLSTDDPLERIVTLYALAAMTRAPEDVDAFLAAFPVDAGLFLTLQDAEWRLSSTLGTGMADFLLLLAHEPRTRDRALPHLARIISNNGPAETLGEEARDPLVKPYLDAHGDALVVKEGQCGEHVPGKICEAKIKALMGSDDLDSRIAALLIYRCGSKPEKLRRLREELQQKNIKPDVGQAILLQRAVDYEGFLESFPTDGASVEAALRTEKRLYRPPFDGIVRAFLRCREPFAGEPLRALLRYGDGWLETVERHYLQSRVKGG from the coding sequence ATGCTGGGTCGCGAATGCCCTGGTGTGCGCCTGCGGGCGCTTCTTCCGTTTCTCGGGCTGCTTGTGTGCCTTTGTTCCGGCTGTTCCGGCGCGTGGGCGGCGCAACCGGCCCGTCCCGGCGAGCCTCTGGCGCGGGCCTTCAGCGAACTGTTTCAGGATGCCGACCGGATCACGCGCCTGGAAGCCTGTTTTCTTTCCGTGGGACTGCCCGAGCGGCCGGAGCACGTGCGGATTCTGCGGCAGAATCTGTCCACGGATGATCCTTTGGAGCGGATTGTCACGCTCTACGCCTTGGCGGCGATGACCCGCGCCCCGGAGGATGTGGACGCCTTTCTGGCTGCTTTCCCCGTGGACGCCGGACTGTTTTTGACGTTGCAAGATGCGGAATGGCGGCTTTCCTCCACGCTGGGTACAGGCATGGCGGATTTTCTGCTGCTCCTGGCGCATGAGCCGCGCACGCGCGACAGGGCACTGCCGCATCTGGCCCGGATCATCAGTAACAACGGCCCGGCGGAGACACTGGGCGAGGAGGCCCGCGACCCGCTGGTCAAGCCCTATCTCGACGCGCACGGGGACGCTCTGGTAGTGAAGGAAGGCCAGTGCGGAGAGCATGTGCCGGGAAAAATCTGCGAGGCCAAGATCAAGGCGCTCATGGGGAGCGACGACCTGGATTCCCGTATAGCGGCACTACTGATATACAGGTGCGGATCAAAGCCGGAAAAGCTGCGCCGACTGCGCGAAGAGCTTCAGCAAAAAAACATCAAGCCGGACGTGGGACAGGCCATACTATTGCAACGGGCTGTGGACTATGAGGGTTTTCTGGAAAGTTTTCCCACGGACGGGGCCTCGGTGGAAGCCGCCCTGCGGACGGAAAAGCGTTTGTACAGACCGCCGTTTGACGGCATCGTACGCGCTTTCCTGCGTTGCCGTGAACCATTTGCCGGGGAGCCGCTCAGGGCCTTGCTGCGCTATGGCGACGGCTGGCTTGAGACTGTCGAGCGGCACTATCTTCAGAGCCGTGTGAAGGGAGGATAG
- the typA gene encoding translational GTPase TypA — protein MQQNDSLRNVAIIAHVDHGKTTLVDALFKQSGVFRADQRVDDRVMDKMDLERERGITIAAKNCAVRWKGVKINIIDTPGHADFGGEVERSLSMASGAILLVDSSEGPLPQTRFVLRKTLEAGLPVVVVINKIDRKDARPQEVLNEIYDLFIDLGASEEQLEFPVLYAIGRSGVAMNNIDDPQEDLSPLFEAILTKIPGPAHDPEQPFQMLVADLDYSDYLGRLAVGRIMHGKVFAKESLACIGEGGEARPLRATRLQVYDGLQLSEVEEARPGDIVVLAGIEDVTIGDTICTRESPRALPRIRVDEPTVAMRFGINTSPLAGREGKLVQSRAIQDRLVKESLRNVAIRVEETSDRDAFLVKGRGEFQMAILIETMRREGFELSVGRPEVILKKDANGKTLEPIEHLYVDCDEIFMGVVTDKLAQRKGRMLNCTNNGTGRVRLEFSVPSRGLIGYRDEFLTDTKGTGIMNSYLEGYEEWRGDFPTRFSGSIVADRPGSAVAYALFNLEPRGTLFVEPGDPVYEGMIVGEHNRDNDIDVNATKEKKLTNLRAAGKDENVILTPVKKMTLEHALHFVREDELVEVTPQSLRLRKVELSSLKRYQIAGKAAKSKS, from the coding sequence ATGCAGCAGAATGATTCTCTCCGCAATGTTGCCATTATCGCCCACGTTGACCACGGCAAGACCACCCTGGTGGACGCCCTTTTCAAGCAGAGCGGCGTATTCCGCGCCGACCAGCGCGTGGACGACCGCGTCATGGACAAAATGGATTTGGAGCGCGAACGCGGCATCACCATTGCCGCTAAGAACTGCGCCGTGCGCTGGAAGGGCGTGAAGATCAACATCATCGACACGCCGGGCCACGCGGATTTCGGCGGCGAGGTGGAGCGTTCCCTGTCCATGGCCAGCGGAGCCATTCTGCTGGTGGACTCTTCCGAAGGCCCCTTGCCGCAGACTCGCTTCGTGCTGCGCAAAACCCTGGAAGCCGGTCTGCCCGTGGTGGTGGTCATCAACAAGATCGACCGCAAGGACGCCCGGCCGCAGGAAGTGCTCAATGAAATCTACGATCTGTTCATCGACCTGGGGGCCAGCGAGGAACAGCTGGAATTCCCCGTGCTCTACGCCATCGGTCGTTCGGGCGTGGCCATGAACAATATCGACGACCCGCAGGAAGATCTTTCCCCGCTGTTCGAAGCCATTCTGACCAAAATTCCCGGCCCGGCCCACGATCCGGAGCAGCCCTTCCAGATGCTGGTGGCTGACCTGGATTACTCGGACTATCTTGGGCGGCTGGCCGTGGGCCGGATCATGCACGGCAAGGTTTTTGCCAAGGAATCCCTGGCCTGCATCGGCGAGGGCGGCGAAGCCCGGCCCCTGCGCGCCACCCGCCTTCAGGTCTATGACGGCCTTCAGCTCTCCGAGGTGGAGGAGGCCCGGCCCGGCGACATCGTGGTGCTGGCGGGCATTGAGGACGTGACCATCGGCGACACCATCTGCACCCGCGAGAGCCCGCGCGCCCTGCCGCGCATCCGCGTGGACGAGCCCACCGTGGCCATGCGCTTCGGCATCAACACCTCGCCCCTGGCCGGGCGCGAAGGCAAACTTGTGCAGAGCCGGGCCATCCAGGACCGTCTGGTCAAGGAAAGCCTGCGCAACGTGGCCATCCGGGTGGAAGAGACGTCGGACCGTGACGCCTTTCTGGTCAAGGGCCGGGGCGAATTCCAGATGGCTATTCTCATTGAGACCATGCGCCGCGAGGGTTTCGAGCTTTCCGTGGGGCGGCCGGAGGTGATCCTGAAAAAGGACGCCAACGGCAAGACCCTGGAGCCCATTGAGCATCTCTATGTGGACTGCGATGAAATCTTCATGGGCGTGGTCACGGACAAGCTGGCCCAGCGCAAGGGCCGCATGCTCAATTGCACCAACAACGGCACGGGCCGCGTGCGCCTGGAATTCTCCGTGCCCTCGCGCGGGCTCATCGGCTACCGCGACGAATTTCTCACGGACACCAAGGGCACGGGCATCATGAATTCCTATCTGGAAGGGTACGAGGAATGGCGCGGCGACTTCCCCACGCGTTTTTCCGGTTCCATCGTGGCGGACCGGCCCGGTTCAGCCGTGGCCTATGCCCTGTTCAATCTGGAACCGCGCGGCACGCTCTTTGTGGAGCCCGGCGACCCGGTCTACGAGGGCATGATCGTGGGCGAGCACAACCGCGACAATGACATCGACGTCAACGCCACCAAGGAAAAGAAGCTCACCAACCTGCGCGCCGCGGGCAAGGATGAAAACGTCATCCTCACCCCGGTGAAGAAAATGACTCTGGAACATGCCCTGCACTTCGTGCGCGAGGACGAACTGGTGGAAGTGACGCCCCAGTCCCTTCGCCTGCGCAAGGTCGAGCTTTCGTCCCTGAAACGCTACCAGATAGCGGGCAAGGCCGCCAAGAGCAAGTCCTGA
- a CDS encoding autotransporter assembly complex protein TamA, with amino-acid sequence MRCAFVTLLCFFHAVGGRLFFIDARPRPRAGQSARVLMLAALLVLPGLLNGCGLLARNGDAGPEAADSGQGAEPDPDWQGKPIPYALRIEVRDGPSSLEGKMKAASQLAQLAKEPPDSMLALERRARADTETALKLLHSQSYYDGKASFSMDEAASPVKVTLLLEPGPRYTLGRADVRYEPAPVVPESFKNRSRETGFWGLEREVLPPPSFPASLPGVNVGQPVTADAMLAAVDALPERFRREGYPLAKVADARYALNREARTLNADILVRTGPPALMGAIRVHGAQDVNAEYLQRLTPWTPGDEPWDSELLDDYANTLRGLGLFRSVEAAPAAAELEKSGEGDGVPVLPADITVAEAPFRSISGSARYDTDTGLGLEGVWEHRNLFHNGEKLTVTAPLATEIQGIKAAFEKPAFLVREQRLLASASALREDTSAYRKMAGNASAGLDRKLARQWWGGVGVFMESGSLKDNENSEHPYGVFSPRVSLRRDSRNNVLNPSSGSEMEIKLTPFGGFYQESFSAMAGSLAASVYYAPMRDKTGRPDDRLVLAGRVEGGAMAGSPLHSIPSSMRYYAGGAGSVRGYAYQALGPRDSKDDPLGGRSYQIVNLEARFKVTENIGLVPFLDGGMVYTDEFPRIIGDMDWGVGLGLRYYTPIGPVRLDVATPLRRIDGDPPVQVYISIGQSF; translated from the coding sequence ATGCGTTGCGCATTCGTTACTCTTTTATGTTTTTTTCACGCCGTCGGCGGACGGCTTTTTTTTATCGACGCCCGGCCTCGCCCACGGGCCGGGCAGTCGGCGCGTGTTCTGATGCTGGCCGCCCTGCTGGTTCTGCCGGGCCTGCTCAACGGTTGCGGCCTGCTGGCCAGGAACGGCGATGCCGGGCCCGAGGCGGCGGACTCCGGACAGGGCGCTGAGCCGGACCCGGACTGGCAGGGCAAGCCCATTCCCTATGCCCTGCGCATTGAGGTGCGCGACGGGCCGTCCTCCCTGGAGGGCAAGATGAAGGCCGCCAGCCAGCTCGCCCAGCTCGCCAAGGAGCCGCCGGACAGCATGCTGGCCCTGGAACGCCGTGCCCGCGCCGATACGGAAACCGCGCTCAAGCTGCTCCATTCCCAATCCTATTATGACGGCAAGGCTTCTTTCAGCATGGACGAGGCCGCCTCCCCCGTGAAGGTGACCCTGCTGCTGGAACCGGGCCCGCGCTACACGCTGGGCCGGGCCGACGTGCGCTACGAACCCGCGCCCGTGGTGCCGGAATCCTTTAAGAACCGCAGCCGCGAAACGGGCTTCTGGGGCCTGGAGCGGGAGGTGCTGCCCCCGCCGTCCTTTCCGGCAAGCCTGCCCGGCGTGAACGTGGGGCAGCCGGTGACCGCCGACGCCATGCTGGCCGCCGTGGACGCCCTGCCGGAACGCTTCCGCCGCGAGGGCTATCCCCTGGCCAAGGTGGCCGACGCCCGCTATGCCCTGAACCGCGAGGCCCGCACGCTCAATGCCGATATCCTGGTCCGGACCGGACCGCCCGCGCTCATGGGGGCCATCCGCGTGCACGGCGCGCAGGATGTCAACGCCGAATACTTGCAACGGCTGACGCCCTGGACGCCGGGCGACGAGCCTTGGGACAGCGAATTGCTGGACGATTACGCCAATACCCTGCGCGGCCTGGGCCTGTTTCGCTCCGTGGAGGCGGCCCCGGCCGCGGCGGAACTGGAAAAAAGCGGCGAGGGAGACGGCGTGCCCGTGCTGCCCGCGGACATTACCGTGGCCGAAGCGCCCTTCCGTTCCATCAGCGGCAGCGCCCGCTATGACACGGATACGGGTCTGGGCCTGGAAGGCGTCTGGGAGCACCGCAATCTTTTCCACAACGGGGAAAAACTTACGGTCACCGCGCCTCTGGCCACGGAAATCCAGGGCATCAAGGCGGCTTTTGAAAAACCCGCCTTTCTGGTGCGCGAGCAGCGCCTGCTGGCCTCGGCCTCGGCCCTGCGCGAAGATACCAGCGCCTACCGCAAAATGGCGGGCAACGCCTCGGCGGGCCTGGACCGGAAGCTGGCCCGCCAGTGGTGGGGCGGCGTCGGCGTGTTCATGGAAAGCGGTTCCCTCAAGGATAATGAGAACAGCGAGCACCCTTACGGCGTATTCAGCCCCCGCGTGAGCCTGCGGCGCGACAGCCGCAACAACGTGCTCAATCCCAGCAGCGGCTCGGAAATGGAAATCAAGCTCACGCCCTTCGGCGGCTTTTATCAGGAGTCGTTCAGCGCCATGGCCGGAAGCCTGGCGGCCAGCGTCTATTACGCGCCCATGCGCGACAAGACGGGCCGTCCCGACGACCGCCTGGTGCTGGCGGGCCGGGTGGAAGGCGGGGCCATGGCCGGTTCGCCGCTGCACAGCATCCCGTCAAGCATGCGCTATTACGCGGGCGGCGCGGGTTCGGTGCGCGGCTATGCCTATCAGGCCCTGGGGCCGCGCGACAGCAAGGACGACCCCCTGGGCGGGCGCTCCTACCAGATCGTCAATCTGGAGGCGCGCTTCAAAGTGACTGAAAACATCGGCCTGGTGCCTTTTCTGGACGGCGGCATGGTCTATACGGACGAGTTTCCGCGCATCATCGGCGACATGGATTGGGGCGTGGGCCTGGGTCTGCGCTATTACACGCCCATCGGGCCGGTACGCCTGGACGTGGCCACACCCCTGCGGCGCATTGACGGCGATCCGCCGGTGCAGGTCTATATCAGCATAGGGCAGTCCTTCTGA
- the thiM gene encoding hydroxyethylthiazole kinase, which translates to MIARTWHGLTPLETKTAFRKYLEQTGVRDALALPGNRGAFVSVVDQGAYAHFFLCTFWESREDVLAYAGDNPSLAVTYPEDAAFGLISDPIVIHQEVPEARNPFVEGGPRQNLLESASGQRENPPLEAVAETLRAVRQTSPLVHFITNYVTVNDCANITLAAGASPIMADDAREAGQITGLCSALVLNMGTLNERTVQAMLHAGQTANLLGRPVVFDPVGAGASDFRNDTALRLLREIRCAAIKGNNSEISFLAGGMADARGVDAGPESLVTEDNLAENARRARKMAALTGAVIMVSGPIDIVADSREAWAVRNGHAMMARITGTGCMSAAVTGAYLGANPQAPLRACVCAMAAMGVCGELAYEKLRAVDGGTGSYRIFLLDAMSKLDAETLAARARVERLEL; encoded by the coding sequence ATGATCGCCAGAACCTGGCACGGCTTGACGCCGCTGGAAACAAAGACGGCTTTCCGGAAGTATCTGGAACAAACCGGCGTCAGAGACGCCCTGGCCCTGCCCGGCAACCGGGGGGCCTTTGTTTCAGTTGTGGACCAGGGCGCTTACGCCCATTTCTTTCTCTGCACATTCTGGGAAAGCCGGGAGGACGTCCTTGCCTACGCCGGAGACAATCCCTCACTGGCGGTCACCTATCCGGAAGATGCCGCCTTCGGCCTGATTTCCGACCCCATCGTCATCCATCAGGAAGTGCCGGAGGCGCGCAATCCCTTCGTGGAAGGCGGACCGCGGCAAAACCTCCTTGAATCCGCAAGCGGTCAGCGGGAAAATCCGCCACTGGAAGCCGTTGCGGAAACCCTGCGCGCCGTAAGGCAAACAAGCCCGCTTGTGCATTTCATCACAAATTACGTCACGGTCAATGACTGCGCCAACATCACCCTGGCGGCGGGCGCTTCGCCGATCATGGCTGACGACGCCCGCGAGGCCGGGCAGATCACGGGCCTCTGCTCGGCCCTGGTGCTGAACATGGGCACGCTCAACGAACGCACGGTGCAGGCCATGCTCCACGCCGGTCAGACGGCCAACCTTCTGGGCAGGCCCGTGGTTTTTGATCCCGTGGGCGCGGGCGCGTCCGATTTCCGCAACGACACGGCCCTGCGCCTGCTGCGTGAGATCCGCTGCGCCGCCATCAAGGGTAACAATTCGGAAATCAGCTTCCTGGCCGGAGGCATGGCCGACGCCAGGGGTGTGGACGCCGGTCCGGAGAGCCTGGTCACCGAGGACAACCTGGCGGAAAACGCCCGGCGCGCCCGGAAAATGGCCGCGCTGACCGGCGCGGTGATCATGGTCAGCGGGCCCATCGATATTGTGGCGGACAGCCGGGAGGCCTGGGCCGTGCGCAACGGCCATGCCATGATGGCGCGCATCACGGGCACGGGCTGCATGTCCGCTGCCGTGACCGGCGCGTATCTGGGCGCGAATCCGCAAGCGCCCCTGCGGGCCTGCGTCTGCGCCATGGCCGCCATGGGCGTCTGCGGCGAGCTGGCCTATGAAAAACTGCGGGCCGTGGACGGGGGCACCGGCTCTTACCGGATCTTCCTGCTGGACGCCATGAGCAAACTGGATGCGGAAACCCTGGCCGCGCGGGCACGAGTGGAGCGCCTGGAACTGTAA
- a CDS encoding DsrE family protein produces the protein MNYDLCLHIDSNDPAMLRLVLKNAANYIKGLPGEKFQLAVVANGPAVILFTDGHADLRELAAPLLAQGVRVMLCANALADNKIDHARLWPGCSVVPAGLVEVVRLQREGFAYIKP, from the coding sequence ATGAATTATGATCTCTGCCTGCATATAGACAGCAACGACCCCGCCATGCTGCGCCTGGTGCTGAAAAACGCGGCCAACTACATCAAGGGCCTGCCCGGCGAAAAATTTCAACTGGCCGTGGTTGCCAACGGCCCCGCCGTAATCCTGTTCACGGACGGGCACGCGGATCTGCGCGAACTGGCCGCGCCGCTTCTGGCCCAGGGCGTGCGCGTCATGCTCTGCGCCAATGCCCTGGCGGACAACAAGATCGACCATGCCCGCCTCTGGCCGGGCTGCTCGGTGGTGCCCGCCGGTCTGGTGGAAGTGGTGCGCCTGCAACGCGAAGGTTTTGCGTACATCAAACCTTAA